CCACGTTCAGTTGAACCACCGTGCCGTTGATCGGTGAGGTGATGGTGGTTTTGCTGTAGGTATCCTGGGCCTGCTCCAGCGAAGCTTCGGCCTGGGTAAGCCTGGCTTGGTCCAGGTTGAATTGCGTGGTAGTAGCTTCATTTTCCTCCTGGGAGATCAGCCCGGCAGCAAATAATTCCTGCTTACGTTTATAGATAAGCTCCGTCTGGGCCAGGTTGGCCTTGGCCAGATCCAGGCTGGCCCGGGACTGCTTGACCTGGGCGGCATAACTGGTGGGATCTATCTGCACCAATATCTGCCCCTTCTTCACCAGGTCGCCCTCTTTCACCGGAAGCCGGCTGACCTTGCCCATCACATAGGCCGATATCTGAACCTCGGTCTCGGCCTTGACGTTTCCGGGAGCCGAGACGATGGACACTATCTCGCCCTTCTTGACCTTGGCGGACTGGATGGTCAGTTTTTTGGTGCCCTTTACGATATTGGATACCACCAATATTGCCACCAACAGAACCGCGGCGGTAATTATCCATAATTTCTTGCTTTTAAAGTTGATCATCGGGCTTTCTCCATTTGTATGTTCTGATTTTCGTTTTTCTATTTCCGTAAGCAGAAGAAATCACCACTTGCCCAGGGCTTTGGCTGTTCTGGCATCCGCCAGATAATATTCGCATAGCGCATTGGTGGCCTGCTGTTGGGCCTGGTTATAGGTAAGCTGGCTGGTCAACAGGTCCAGCACCGAAGCAGAGCCCAATTTGTATTTTTCGTTGGTCAGACGGTAATCCTCCCGGGCCTGTTGCAGCAGATCTCCCACCAGGGACACGGCTTCTTTGGCTGTTTTCATTCCCAACTTTGCCTGTTTTAGTTCGGAATAGACCGATTGCCGGGCCGAGATCATGTCGGCCTCGGCTGATCTGGCCTGAGCCCTGGCCTGCCTGATCCTGGCCATAGATGCTGTGCCGTCGAAGATGTTCCAGTTAAGGGCCAGGCTGGCGCTCCATGAATCATGGGCGTTCCAACTATCGCTGTTGGTGAATTGCATACTATCGGAATATCCGTAGTTGTATGAAAAGGACAGATAGGGAAGCTTGCTCAAGTAGGCTGACCAGGCGGAGGATTTTTTGGCCTGGTAATTTTTTTGGGCCGACAGATAGCCGGGATTGCTCTCGATGGTCTTGTCATCCAGGAATTCTATGATGTAGGCCTGCTGGTTGGTGTCCGGAAATGCCACTTCCGAGCCAACCCTCACTTCTCCGGCCAGGCCCAGGATATTGGCCAGGGTCTGCTGGCCGGACAGCTGGGCGCTCTGGGCGTTCAACAGGTCTATCTTGCTCTGCATGAGGCGCACCTGTATCTTCAGCATGTCGGCCTGGCTTTTGGAGCCCAGCTGGTGCATCAGCTTGGCCTGCTTGGACTGCTCCTCGCTCTGTTTGACCGAGGCCTCGGCCACCTCCATGGCCTTTTGCAGTTTTACCAGATTGTAGTATGCCGATTTGACATTGTAGACCAGCGATGCCACCGATTGCTGATAGCCCGATTTGGCCGCCTGCCGCGATTTGTATGAGCCTAAAATATCCGCCCACTGGGAAAGATTAATCACGCTCTGGCTGGCGGAAAGCGAGGTCCGGTAGCTTTCATCCTTGCCCCCCTCGGTTATTACCGGGACACCCAGCGGATCGGTGCTGTAGCTGGTGGCTGGCCCGCTCTGCCCGTAGCTGGAGGAGGCGCTGACATGCGGCAGGATGCCCGACACCGAGGTCTGTAGCCCGGCCCCGGCAATGGTCAGATTGCTTTGGGCCCGCACCAAATCCGGGCTCTGCTTCAGGGCCATCTCCACGCATTGGTCCACCGTCAATAACTGATTGGCAGGTTGTGCGAACATAATTGATGCCGGCAACCAAGAAAGTATCATTAACAGGGTCAAGTTTTTCATATCTTGGCCTTCAAAATATTCTGATTAAATTGTCGTTAAAACTACGTTTTTAAAACAAACAATGTTTCCTAATTTTTAGCTATGCCGTAGAAAAATAAATCGGTTATGTTCTTAATGATCTTCTCTTTAGGCACTTCCGGACTGGAGTGAAAAGCTCCCCGGCTGGCCAGGGCCATCATGCCGGCCCACAGCTTGTAATCGCCCTTTTTGAATTTGCCTTCCTTGGCGCCATTTTTAAGCTCGTCGGCCAGCACTTTTATAACCTTTTGATTGTGAGCCTTTATCTTTTTGACCCTCTTCATTATCTCCTTCCCCTCGATCTCGTGCATCAGGTTGAGCAACGTGCGGTTTTCGATAACGAAATCAGCCAGAGCCTCCACCATGCTTGCCACCTTATTTTCGGGAGAGTTTCTTTTTTTTCTGGCCTCAATCATCCGACCATAGAGTTCATCCATGGCGTTTTCCAGGATGCTAAAGAACAGGTCCTCCTTATTGGAAAAAT
This sequence is a window from Candidatus Edwardsbacteria bacterium. Protein-coding genes within it:
- a CDS encoding TolC family protein, with the protein product MFAQPANQLLTVDQCVEMALKQSPDLVRAQSNLTIAGAGLQTSVSGILPHVSASSSYGQSGPATSYSTDPLGVPVITEGGKDESYRTSLSASQSVINLSQWADILGSYKSRQAAKSGYQQSVASLVYNVKSAYYNLVKLQKAMEVAEASVKQSEEQSKQAKLMHQLGSKSQADMLKIQVRLMQSKIDLLNAQSAQLSGQQTLANILGLAGEVRVGSEVAFPDTNQQAYIIEFLDDKTIESNPGYLSAQKNYQAKKSSAWSAYLSKLPYLSFSYNYGYSDSMQFTNSDSWNAHDSWSASLALNWNIFDGTASMARIRQARAQARSAEADMISARQSVYSELKQAKLGMKTAKEAVSLVGDLLQQAREDYRLTNEKYKLGSASVLDLLTSQLTYNQAQQQATNALCEYYLADARTAKALGKW
- a CDS encoding TetR/AcrR family transcriptional regulator, which encodes MRTRNDKKKVSILKAAGKVFPKKGFHKTLMDDVAREAKIGKGTIYRYFSNKEDLFFSILENAMDELYGRMIEARKKRNSPENKVASMVEALADFVIENRTLLNLMHEIEGKEIMKRVKKIKAHNQKVIKVLADELKNGAKEGKFKKGDYKLWAGMMALASRGAFHSSPEVPKEKIIKNITDLFFYGIAKN